GGACAACCTCTTCGTCTTCCTCGTGATCATGTCCAGCTTCGCGGTGCCGCGCGAGGACCAGCAGAAGGTCCTGCTCTTCGGCATCGTCTTCGCGCTCCTCGCCCGCACCGGGTTCATCTTCCTCGGCGCGGCCCTGATCAACACCTTCGCCTGGGTCTTCTACTTCTTCGGGCTGATCCTCATCATCACGGCCGGCAACATGCTGCGGTCCGAGTCGAGCAGCGACCATGCCGGCGACAACATCGTGGTCCGGCTGGCCCGCAAGGTCATCCACACCACCGACTACTACGACGGGGACAAGCTCTTCACCGTCGACGACGGCAAGCGGGCGATGACGCCGATGCTCCTGGTGATGGTCGCCATCGCCGGCACCGACATCCTCTTCGCGCTCGACTCGATCCCGGCGATCTTCGGACTCACCCAGGACGTCTACATCGTCTTCACCGCGACGGCGTTCTCGCTGCTCGGCCTGCGACAGCTCTACTTCCTCATCGACGGGCTCCTCGACCGGCTGATCTACCTCTCCTACGGCCTGGCCGGGATCCTCGTCTTCATCGGCGTCAAGCTGATCATCCACGCCCTCCACGAGAACACCCTGCCCTTCATCAACAACGGGGAGCCGGTCGACGTCGTGGAGGTCACGACAGGCCTCTCGCTCGGCGTCATCGTCTCGATCCTCGTCGTGACGATCGCGATGTCGCTCTTCAGCAAGGCCGGTCGGGCGCAGAACGCCATCGCGGGTGCTCGCCGGCACGCCACCGAGTACCTGGACCTCAACTACACGACCGACGCCGAGGAGCGCGAGCGCGTTTACCGGGCGCTCGTCGCCGAGGGCGCGCAGATCCGCGCGCTGGGCCCGAAGTACCGGCAGAAGGCGCGTGAGGAGGAGGAGCTGCAGCGGCTCATCGAGCGTGCCGTCGAGCAGCACGAGAGGGCCGTCGACGAGGGTCGGGAGTCCTCGCCCAGGCCGTAGCCCGGCGGGCCCGACCCACTCGACCCGGACGGCGGCATGCGGGTCGCGTCAGGGGTGGAAGACGTCCTCGATCGCGCAGTCGAAGGTGGCGGCGATCCGGAAGGCCAGCGGCAGGCTCGGGTCGAAGCGGCCGCGCTCGATCGAGATGACCGTCTGCCGGGACACGCCCAGCTCCTCCGCCAGGCGGGTCTGCGACCAGCCGCGCTGCATCCGGCGGTCGGCGAGATCGTTGTCCATCAGGCCTCGCGGCGGGAGAGGACCCTGTACCGCAGCGCGGTGTCGGCGCAGGCACCCCCGAGGAGGCCCAGCAGGACCAGTCGCCCCGGCACGTCGAGGTCGAGGAGCGAGGTGAGCGTCAGCGCGACGCCGACCGCGATCACCACATCGAGGAAGGCGCCGGCCGTCGCACGCTCCATCCATCGCGACTCGACGCTGTCCTCGACGTGAGCGTCGAACTCGAGGGGCCAGTGGGAGGAGTCAGCCGCACTTCGTATCGTCTGCAGCAGCTCGAGGTACGGCGGACGATACAAGCTGCTGCCTGCAGTAGTTCGTATCGACGGGCGAAGGGGAGTCAGTCCCGCCGGGTGTGCGGGCGCCAGACGACGAGGGCCTGGCCGGCGTTGCGGGGGCG
Above is a window of Janibacter cremeus DNA encoding:
- a CDS encoding helix-turn-helix transcriptional regulator, with protein sequence MDNDLADRRMQRGWSQTRLAEELGVSRQTVISIERGRFDPSLPLAFRIAATFDCAIEDVFHP
- a CDS encoding TerC family protein, which encodes MEVSAGIWAATIVLIAGLLLFDFFFHVRKAHVPTLREAAIWSAVYVGIAIVFGLAVLLLGGGSAGGEYFAGYVTEKALSVDNLFVFLVIMSSFAVPREDQQKVLLFGIVFALLARTGFIFLGAALINTFAWVFYFFGLILIITAGNMLRSESSSDHAGDNIVVRLARKVIHTTDYYDGDKLFTVDDGKRAMTPMLLVMVAIAGTDILFALDSIPAIFGLTQDVYIVFTATAFSLLGLRQLYFLIDGLLDRLIYLSYGLAGILVFIGVKLIIHALHENTLPFINNGEPVDVVEVTTGLSLGVIVSILVVTIAMSLFSKAGRAQNAIAGARRHATEYLDLNYTTDAEERERVYRALVAEGAQIRALGPKYRQKAREEEELQRLIERAVEQHERAVDEGRESSPRP